Sequence from the bacterium genome:
GAGAGCTTGCTGCAGCTCTGGCCTATCGTGGACATTGGAAGTCCACCTCAGAGGAAGCGGATCGTGCCAGAATTCAACAGATTGAGGAGGAGGAATGGAATCACCGCGAAAAGGTTCGGAGAATGTTGTCAATTCTCGGTTCAAAGCCTGATCTGATTCGGGAAACGCGCTCTTATCTTGTGGGACGCGTGTTGGGATTTCTTTGTGCAGTAGCTGGTTCGTTTGTTCCCATGTACGCAGCCGGGCGGCTGGAAAGTCGCAACATTGTGGAATACGAAAACGCAGCTCAATTTGCCTGTGATAGCGGACATCCTGAATTGCTGGAATGCCTGTTAACGATGGCTGAAATGGAATGGGAGCACGAACACTATTTCCGTGAAAAAGTTCTTCAATATAAGATGCCGCGATACTTAAGTCTCTGGCCGTCCCCTCCGCCCAAAAAGAGTATCCGTTCCCGTTACCCCACACCAGGATAAACCGGATTTAATATCTCCTGAGTCACTTGATGATTCTCCTAACCTTTGAGACAATTGGGGATCAAAGAACGAGAGGGGCTGGCAATATCTCAAAATGGAACCGGAAGTTCTTAAGAAGAAGTCTCTCATCCGAAGTCTGCTCAAGAAGGATCCGGACAAATCAGTTGTAGAAGAACTGGGAAAACTTCTGGTAGGCTATCCGGATTTAAAGGTCCCGCTCAAAGATCTTGCCTCAGCAACCGCAAGATTAAAAGTAGAACTGCGGAAAAATTTTGGAAAAGAGCTGACCAAGTTCTACCGCAAATTCCTTGAAAAATGTCTGGAGGATCAGGTCCTGAGTCCTGCAGATTGGAAAGCTCTCCACCAGCTCAAGACTCTGTTCGGTTTCACCAACGCGCAAGTCGAACGTATTCACAATCAGATGGTGATGCGTCATTACAGTAAAACTGTTGACCAGGCCATTGCAGATAAGAAATTGAATCCCAGGGAACGCACGTTCCTGAAAACGATGCAGCAAAACCTCAAATTGCATCCGCAGGTTGCTGAAAAAATTTACAGAGATAAGGCCTCAGAAATGGTTCAGCGAACATTTATCACCGCGCTCTCGGACGAGCGATTATCACCGAAAGAGGAAGAGGAACTGGAATCTCTCGCTCATCACCTGGGTGTGCGCATTGACTACGATCAAAAGACAAAAAACATTCTGGATCGCTACCGTCTTTTCTGGCTGATTGAAAATGGAGATATACCCACAATTGAGCCGGCGCTAAAACTGGGTCGTAATGAAAAATGTTATTTCACAGCAGATGCAAACTGGTGTGAGCTGCATTCGATCACAAAAAGCGCGCGCTATGGATCCACAGCGCAGGCGTCGGAGGAAGGGGATCAGGTACAGCGACAAATATTCCAGGAATTGAACGTAAAAGATTCGGGCCGTATTTATTTGACTAACAAGCGAATCCTGTTTTCCGGCGAAAAAAGGCAGCGTAGCATTCCTCATTTCAGAATCAAAGATTTTGTCCCGATGGAGAATGGAGTTCAAATTCACCGCAAATCGGGCGTCAATCCTTTCCTGCAATTTGAGCTGGGTGTGGATGTGTTTTCTTTGATCCTTGCCCGGCATCTTCGCGACCTGCATTAAGTTTGTTCCTTTAAAATCTTTGCGATTTGTGAGCGTACGGCCGGTGCTTTCACTGCAGGATCTGTTGTTGCAACGATCGTTGTGATTCCGTCCACCGGCGAGCGGGAATAGACAAAATAGTGGAAGCCGTCGGAACCTGCCAGCTCGAGTTCTTCATCCGGCCGAAAGATCACCAGCTCGGAATCCTTTGGCAACAACTTGCCGCTGATCGCAGCTTCATAAAATCGAAACATGTCCGTTAACGGAGAAAGAGTTCCGCCGTTCCCTCTCAGGTTCCAATAAGGACCATCGGTCGCATGTGGAAAATCCAATGTGGAACCGCGATCCTTTCCTTCACCGTAAGTGTGCGCGATCTGTCCGGGTTTCCATTTAGGTAAAACATATCCAGTCTGTGCCATTCCAACCGGATCAAAAATATTTGCCTTCAGATACTGCTCGAATGAAAGACCACTCACGTTCTGTATAATGGCGGCCAGGAGACTGTATCCCGGATTTGAATAACTTTCCTTTTTCCCCGGTTCGCATAGCAGTGTTGTCGAAAAAATGCGTTTCAAAAAATCTTCCTTTGCAATAACTTCATCATCCGGACCGGAATACGCGGGAAAGCCGGCAGTGTGAATCAGGAGCTGTTGAATAGTAATCCCGGCTTTGTCTGCAGGAACATTTGGAAAATATTTTGTGATCGGATCCTGTAATTTGATTTTTCCGGAGGCAACCAGCTGAAAGATTGCCGTATGCGTAAAATCTTTTGTGGCAGCGGCGACGTCAAACGCGGTGTCCTCATTAATTGGAATCCTTGCTTCACGATTGGCTAATCCATAGCCTTTATGGAAAATAATCTGACCGTTTTGCGCAACCAGAACTGCGCCGTTCAAACCGCGGGGTACGAGCCCCGACAGCAGCTCATCGAGTCGCTTTTGAGTCGCGGGAACATCGAGAGTTGCGAAAGGTGTTTTTTGTTGTTTGGGACCACCTGCTGAATCCAACGGTCGAATACCGATGTCAGTAAGTGCAAAGGGGTCACTCGTTGACGTCTTGATCATCACACGTAAGGACTTTTGTGATTTTTTCGATTTTGCTATAACGCTCAACTCATGTGGTTCTGAATTTGCGACTTCGATGATTTCGAGTCCGCCCGTTCGCTCGCGCAGTTGCCGGAACACGTCCCTGTGCTCTTCCTCCGAAAATTGCTCCAAAAAGGAAGGATCGAAGCTTCGTATAAAGGCGAGAACCCTGGCTTCGTCTTCCGTGTCAATGATTGAGAGCATCTCGCTTAATTTCTTTCCGGCAGGCGTATCCGGAATGATTGAGTTATCCGCATCGGCGGTAAAAAAGCAAAAACAGAACAGCAAAATGAGCGTGAAGATTACTTTCAACGATATACTCCTTTCAAACGAATGCAATCGTTATCCTGGATAACAATAAAGAATGGTTATGAAGTTTTTATGAAGGCGTGATACGAATTAAGAATTCCAGGGGGAGTGTGAAAGTAATGGTTGTTCCCTCTCCCACTTTACTTTCAATACTGACTCTTCCACCGTGGGCTTGAACGAGCTGCTGCACAATCGCGAGTCCCAACCCTGCCCCTCCGGTTTTCCGTGTGCGTGAACGATCGGATCGAAAGAATCGCTCAAAGACGTAAGGGAGATCTTCCGGGGAGATACCCTCGCCGCTATCACGAATCGAAATTTGCAAATCTCTCTCAACTTTTTCTGCAGCGATAATAATTCGGCTGTTAGAAGAGGAATGCGCAATTGCGTTGTTCAGCAAATTCCGAAGAGTCTGGCCAATCCGTTTTGGGTCGGCGTAAATCAAAGGTAGATCGTCCGGTATTTTTGTGATCACCACAAGTTTTTTCCCTATCAATAGATGCTGTGTAGCTGTC
This genomic interval carries:
- a CDS encoding serine hydrolase produces the protein MKVIFTLILLFCFCFFTADADNSIIPDTPAGKKLSEMLSIIDTEDEARVLAFIRSFDPSFLEQFSEEEHRDVFRQLRERTGGLEIIEVANSEPHELSVIAKSKKSQKSLRVMIKTSTSDPFALTDIGIRPLDSAGGPKQQKTPFATLDVPATQKRLDELLSGLVPRGLNGAVLVAQNGQIIFHKGYGLANREARIPINEDTAFDVAAATKDFTHTAIFQLVASGKIKLQDPITKYFPNVPADKAGITIQQLLIHTAGFPAYSGPDDEVIAKEDFLKRIFSTTLLCEPGKKESYSNPGYSLLAAIIQNVSGLSFEQYLKANIFDPVGMAQTGYVLPKWKPGQIAHTYGEGKDRGSTLDFPHATDGPYWNLRGNGGTLSPLTDMFRFYEAAISGKLLPKDSELVIFRPDEELELAGSDGFHYFVYSRSPVDGITTIVATTDPAVKAPAVRSQIAKILKEQT
- a CDS encoding ferritin-like domain-containing protein; this translates as MASELSCFIRLLQKAYSGELAAALAYRGHWKSTSEEADRARIQQIEEEEWNHREKVRRMLSILGSKPDLIRETRSYLVGRVLGFLCAVAGSFVPMYAAGRLESRNIVEYENAAQFACDSGHPELLECLLTMAEMEWEHEHYFREKVLQYKMPRYLSLWPSPPPKKSIRSRYPTPG